The genomic stretch AACTGGATTGAGAGAAGCTGATTTAGCCAGACCAGTAGTTGAAGTTAAAGATTTAATAGAGGATAAAGTTGAGTATGAGATTTATGTATTTGGAGAGCAAACAATGTTAGTTCCAGTTGGCAAAATAGCTGGGAATAAACAGAATGCAATGCAGAATAAACTAGAGAGAGTTATACTTAATGTGATTCCAAATGCTTCAATAACTTATGAAAACGGAGAATATGTTATAACAATTCCTAGAGAAGAAACAGGGAAATTTAATAAAAAACTTGTTAGTAAGATAAAGAGATATGAGAAGAAATATGGAATTAGAATAAGAGTTAAACTTGATACTTCACAAGAAAGAATCTAAGGTTCTGCTCATTTTACTTTCAACATAACGTACTAGATCTTCTAATTCCATTCCTTTTTCTACCGTTTCTAAGTCTATTACATAATTTCCTCCTTCAGTTTGCCTTAACATATCAAATTTTATAAACCTTAGCATCTTAGGTAATTTAACACCTAAAAATAGTTCACCACCACTTCTTTTAGCAAACTCTCTAATACCTTCAGCTTGTTCTTTCTCTATATATATTTTCTGTCCATTTTTTCTGCTCTTTACCTCAATTAGTATTATAACTCCAGATTTTAGTGCAATAATATCTGGTACGTGATCTTTTCTCTTAGAACCACTTGCTGGAGCTCTTACAACAGCAAATCCTTTATCTCTCAGTCTAGAAACAATATAACGCTCTACCGATGAACCTCGTGATTTATTGGAATTCACAGTATACATATAAAAAATTAAGATTTAGGCTTTCCTCTAAGTGAAATCTCTCTAATTTGTCTACCTACTTGTTCCTCCAAGCTGTTTTCAACTTCTTTCATACCATTAACAAGTGTGGGTGCTCCTTTGTTATATTCTTCAATCCATTCTTCAGCGAATTTTCCATTCCTTATTCTATCTAATACTTCTTTCATTCTCTTCTTTACATCCTCATTTATAACATATTTTCCAGCAGTAAAACCGCCATATTTAGCTGTTTCTGATACAGCCTTTAACATCCCCGTAAATCCTTTTTCATATATTAGATCTACTATCATTTTCATTTCGTTTATAGTCTCGTAATAAGCTATTTCTGGTTGATATCCAGCTTCAACTAAAACTTGAAAAGCTGTTCTCATTAGTTGTGTAATTCCTCCTACTAAATCAACTTGTTCGCCAAATAAGTCTGTCTCAGTTTCTTCTTTAAACGTTGTTTCAATAACTCCAGCCCTTGTAGCTCCTAATGCTTTCGCAATGGCTAATGCTTTTTCAAAAGCTTTTCCAGAGTAGTTTTGATGTACTGCTACTAGAGCTGGTACTCCTCCTCCTTTTGCAAAATATTCTCTTACTATTGGTCCAGGTCCTTTAGGTGCTATCATATAAACATCAACTGTTTTAGGTGGTTCTATCAACTTATAATGAATATTAAATCCATGTGCGAATACAAGATCCATTCCATCCCTTAAGTAAGGTGCTACTCTTTCTCTGTACACATATCTTTGGACCATATCTGGTACTAAGAAAATTACTATATCCGAGTTCTTTACGGCATCTTCCGTGTGCATTGGTTTGAATCCATCACTTTCTGCTACTTTCCATGAATTTCCTTCTCTTTCTAATCCCACGAGTACTTTTAATCCAGAATCTTTAAGGTTTAGTGCCCAAGCTCTTCCCTGACTTCCATATCCTAGTACGGCTATTGTTTTATCTTTTATAGGATCTAAACTTGCATCTTTATCAATATACACTTTTGCCACTTACAATCCCCCAACTGATTGTTGTTACTTTTGTAAAAACTGGTTTAAAAACAACTATATCATATTCTCTAGCTTGTGATGGTTCTCCTTCAATTATTGTACCATTATTTCTAATAATGTATGTTACCACTTTTGCGTCTTCCAGGATCTCTACTTTCTCTATGTCTACTGTTTTACTTAAATTTTGAATCGCTATATCGAAATTATTGCTGTAAGGAATACTCATATAAATCTCGTATAAACCATCGTCAGAGACTTTTCTAGCTTGCATCCAATTTATATCCATCAATAATTTTCTAAATGCCCCAGCAACTCTTTCAAAGAACCCTGGATCTCTATAATATCCAACTACTCTAACTACTTTTTCTTGGGTCACGCACAATCACCTGCTTTAATCTTCCTCCAGGAGGTAATGTGGGTAATGCTAATTCTTCTTTATCAACCGGAATTCTTATCACTGCAGGAACATTTTCTTTCATAGCTGTTTTAAGTGATTTTTCTATTTCTTCATACGATGTAGCGTTAAATCCTAAAGCACCGAATGCTTCAGCCAATTTAACGAAGTCTGGCGAAGGACCATAATCTACACCTACTATTCTCCTTCCGAAGAATAAATCTTGAACTTGCCTCACTAACCCTAAGGTTCTATTATCAAATATCACCGATATTACTGGAATGTGCTCATCTACAGCCGTGGCCAAATTTGTTCCAGTCATTAAGAACGAACCGTCACCATCTAGATCCACTACGATTTTATCAGGCCTAGCCAATTTGGCTCCCATTGCAGCAGGGAGACCAAAACCCATTGTACCCATTCCAGATGATGTTAGA from Sulfolobus sp. S-194 encodes the following:
- the hjc gene encoding Holliday junction resolvase Hjc; this encodes MNSNKSRGSSVERYIVSRLRDKGFAVVRAPASGSKRKDHVPDIIALKSGVIILIEVKSRKNGQKIYIEKEQAEGIREFAKRSGGELFLGVKLPKMLRFIKFDMLRQTEGGNYVIDLETVEKGMELEDLVRYVESKMSRTLDSFL
- the ilvC gene encoding ketol-acid reductoisomerase: MAKVYIDKDASLDPIKDKTIAVLGYGSQGRAWALNLKDSGLKVLVGLEREGNSWKVAESDGFKPMHTEDAVKNSDIVIFLVPDMVQRYVYRERVAPYLRDGMDLVFAHGFNIHYKLIEPPKTVDVYMIAPKGPGPIVREYFAKGGGVPALVAVHQNYSGKAFEKALAIAKALGATRAGVIETTFKEETETDLFGEQVDLVGGITQLMRTAFQVLVEAGYQPEIAYYETINEMKMIVDLIYEKGFTGMLKAVSETAKYGGFTAGKYVINEDVKKRMKEVLDRIRNGKFAEEWIEEYNKGAPTLVNGMKEVENSLEEQVGRQIREISLRGKPKS
- a CDS encoding ACT domain-containing protein — protein: MTQEKVVRVVGYYRDPGFFERVAGAFRKLLMDINWMQARKVSDDGLYEIYMSIPYSNNFDIAIQNLSKTVDIEKVEILEDAKVVTYIIRNNGTIIEGEPSQAREYDIVVFKPVFTKVTTISWGIVSGKSVY